A genomic segment from Pistricoccus aurantiacus encodes:
- a CDS encoding DUF488 domain-containing protein, translated as MNHKIHLKRIYTPIDDKDGARVLVDRLWPVGLRRESLQLTDWYRDASPSLSLRRVWRRGNITQEDFMRRYRWEIVYSPTCLVPLMQMARQGPLTLLGAARDPENSYLKILREAIEEALLEEDRQADGGASSPPCYAEEFREY; from the coding sequence ATGAACCACAAGATTCATCTCAAGCGTATCTACACGCCGATCGATGACAAGGACGGCGCTCGGGTGCTGGTGGATCGGCTCTGGCCAGTGGGACTGCGCCGCGAGAGCCTGCAACTGACGGACTGGTATCGGGATGCCTCACCGTCACTTTCGCTGCGAAGGGTCTGGCGTCGGGGAAATATTACTCAAGAAGATTTCATGCGGCGCTATCGCTGGGAAATCGTCTACTCGCCCACCTGTTTGGTGCCGCTGATGCAAATGGCGCGTCAGGGGCCCTTGACCTTGCTTGGCGCCGCGCGAGATCCCGAAAACTCCTATTTGAAAATACTTCGCGAAGCCATCGAGGAAGCACTACTGGAAGAAGACAGACAAGCGGATGGAGGTGCCAGTTCGCCGCCCTGTTACGCGGAGGAGTTTCGAGAGTATTAA
- a CDS encoding flavodoxin family protein, which translates to MTKRLLIVAHAPSPNTLKLRDAARRGACHPAIEDIEVRVKAPLEAGPEDIRSCDAILLGTTENLGYMSGALKDFFDRSYYPILEEKQGLPCALYVRAGHDGTGTRRAVESIVTGLRWHWVQAPLILRSEWREDFVGQVEELGMYLAAGLDSGIF; encoded by the coding sequence ATGACCAAGCGACTGTTGATCGTGGCCCATGCGCCTTCCCCCAACACCCTGAAGCTACGTGATGCCGCTCGGCGTGGCGCCTGCCACCCAGCTATCGAAGATATCGAGGTGAGGGTCAAGGCACCGCTGGAAGCGGGACCGGAGGATATCCGCAGTTGCGACGCCATCCTGCTAGGCACCACGGAAAACCTCGGCTACATGAGCGGCGCCCTGAAGGACTTCTTCGATCGCAGCTACTACCCGATATTGGAAGAAAAGCAGGGCCTGCCCTGCGCGCTCTACGTTCGTGCCGGTCATGACGGCACCGGCACCCGTCGCGCGGTGGAAAGCATCGTCACCGGGCTGCGCTGGCATTGGGTGCAGGCGCCGCTGATACTGCGCAGCGAGTGGCGGGAGGACTTTGTCGGCCAGGTCGAGGAGTTGGGGATGTACCTGGCGGCGGGGCTGGATAGCGGGATTTTCTGA
- a CDS encoding DnaJ family domain-containing protein, whose translation MSLIDRLAEAHIQHALEEGELDNLPGNGKPLHLDDDSMIPPELRAGYRLLKNAGYLPPELELRREIREVESLIAQLHTGKEREEACARLSLLRTRLQSKGQTLSPLLERGEYRDKLIQQWDRKR comes from the coding sequence ATGAGCTTGATTGATCGACTGGCGGAAGCCCATATTCAGCATGCTCTCGAAGAAGGCGAGCTGGACAACCTTCCGGGTAACGGCAAGCCTTTGCATCTGGACGACGACAGCATGATTCCACCGGAACTGCGAGCCGGCTACCGACTCTTGAAAAACGCCGGCTACCTGCCGCCGGAACTGGAACTGCGGCGAGAAATCCGCGAGGTGGAAAGCTTGATCGCCCAGTTGCATACCGGCAAGGAACGGGAAGAAGCCTGTGCCCGGCTTAGTCTGCTGCGAACTCGACTGCAGTCCAAGGGACAAACGCTGAGTCCCTTGCTGGAACGCGGTGAATATCGCGACAAGCTGATTCAGCAGTGGGATAGAAAGCGCTGA